CCGACAAGATTTCATTGTTGCCCGACTCAACACCGATCTGGATATGAAAACAGCCGGCCGCCTTCATAAGAGCTACGACTTGGTCGTCCATCAATTTGGGGTGCGCTTCGCAGCCCCATTTTAATCCCGGGGAATACCGCATCAGGGCGCGGCACAGGTCTGCAATATACTGCTTGTTGACGCCGAAGGTGTCATCATCAAAATGGATAAATTTCAACCCCAACTTTAGAAGGCCGCCGATTTCCCTTGCCACATTTTCCGGGGAACGAAATCTTACCTTACGGCCCCAAACATTCCGGGATCCGCAAAAGAAACAATTATATGGACATCCCCGTGTCGCAAAAACCGAACGAAAAGCCGTTTTCGGATATTGTTCGTAATCTTTCAATACCTCCGGCGCGTGTTCGTGGGGAAAACACAACGTATCAAGATTCTCAATGAATTCCCTTGGCGGGGTTTCTACAACCTCTCCCTCTTCTCTACAGACGATGCCATTTACATTATGAAGCGCGGTTTGATTATCAATGGCGCCAAGAAGTTCGACAATCGTTTTTTCTCCTTCGTTCTTTACACAAATGTCTATCTCTGGATAATCAAGCAAGTCTTCGCCAACCAAGGAAGGATGCGGCCCACCCATTATGACAAGGGTGTCTTTATTGTTTTTCTTCACAAGTTCCGCCACTCTTCGTGCTGATTTAAAGTTTTGTGACTTGGCGGAAATTCCAACAATCGAGGGATTATATTCTGCTATCGTTTGTTCAATTTCTTTCCATATCTCCCCTGACAAATCCGTTAGATTTTCCAGGTACTTATTGAATCCGATGCCCGACAAATAGCTGACTTTGATGCTTTCATTTCGTGGATGGAAATCGGCATTATACACCATGACATTCCAGATTGTATTTCGCTTTATCTCTCCGGCCAGATAACCCAGAGCTAAGGGATACCTTGCCAGAGAGTAAGTATTCTTAAACAATCTATAAAAAGGAGGTTCCACCAGAAGGATTTTGCGCGGGTTCGGCTTCATCATGAATCCAATACAGCCACATAAAGAACTCTCCGGCCCCGGCAAGAAATACCGAGCGGTCCCGGGGGAATCCTTGTCGTTGCCCAACGCCGGCTTCAGTTCCTGCGGCCTGTTGTTATCCGAGATTAGAGTTGACGAACGCCCAGTTGATCAAGTTCGCCATGAAAACCTCAAGATAGTCTGCGCGCTTGTTCTGATAATCCAGATAATAGGCATGCTCCCAAACATCCACCGTCATCAGGGGTTTTAAGCCATGGGCTATGGGAGTATCGGCGTTGGCGGTTTTGATAATCTCCAACTTATCCTTTTTCAACACAAGCCACGCCCAACCGCTGCCGAACTGAGTGAGGCCGGCATTCTTCAGCTCTTTAATGAAGCTGTCAAAACCCCCAAAATCGGCATCGATCTTCTTCGCGATCTTTCCCGTGGGTTTCCCTCCGCCGCCCGGCTTCATGGATTTCCAGTAAAAGGTATGGTTCCAAACTTGGGCCGCATTGTTGAAGATTCCCATTTTATCAGCTTTGTCTGCCGTCTTTTTGATGATATTTTCCAGCGTCTCGGCGGCCAAATCCGTCCCCTCAATAAGCTTGTTGAGGTTCGTCACATACCCCTGATGATGCTTTTCATGATGAAATTCCAATGTCCTCGCGCTGATATGCGGGGCCAGGGCGTCTTTTTTGTAGGGAAGGTCGGGTAGTGTAATCGTCATTATTATTCTCCTTATATTGCGTTTTAGCTCTATCGCCGCTCCTCGCAAGGTGGGCCGCCATTAGCCCTAACCCAAAACTCCTGCTGTCGCAAGAAGCAGTAGTAGTATACCCAGCATCTCCTCACTTGGCCAGAAGAATCGCCGCT
This region of Candidatus Eisenbacteria bacterium genomic DNA includes:
- a CDS encoding B12-binding domain-containing radical SAM protein, which translates into the protein MPGPESSLCGCIGFMMKPNPRKILLVEPPFYRLFKNTYSLARYPLALGYLAGEIKRNTIWNVMVYNADFHPRNESIKVSYLSGIGFNKYLENLTDLSGEIWKEIEQTIAEYNPSIVGISAKSQNFKSARRVAELVKKNNKDTLVIMGGPHPSLVGEDLLDYPEIDICVKNEGEKTIVELLGAIDNQTALHNVNGIVCREEGEVVETPPREFIENLDTLCFPHEHAPEVLKDYEQYPKTAFRSVFATRGCPYNCFFCGSRNVWGRKVRFRSPENVAREIGGLLKLGLKFIHFDDDTFGVNKQYIADLCRALMRYSPGLKWGCEAHPKLMDDQVVALMKAAGCFHIQIGVESGNNEILSAMRKNITIEEALEACKIVKRQGLELQAFFIVGYPQETEETLQDTITAMKNVKCDVLTYSIFTPYPGTEAFEYCMMNGLIGDDYDVALYNHQSPANHFCLNITQGRFRELVSDVEKSVDRKFRAHRLRRLCSLSVFKRIQELGIGASLKRGLDLMAGK
- a CDS encoding superoxide dismutase, which translates into the protein MTITLPDLPYKKDALAPHISARTLEFHHEKHHQGYVTNLNKLIEGTDLAAETLENIIKKTADKADKMGIFNNAAQVWNHTFYWKSMKPGGGGKPTGKIAKKIDADFGGFDSFIKELKNAGLTQFGSGWAWLVLKKDKLEIIKTANADTPIAHGLKPLMTVDVWEHAYYLDYQNKRADYLEVFMANLINWAFVNSNLG